Proteins encoded within one genomic window of Pseudalkalibacillus sp. SCS-8:
- a CDS encoding DUF1697 domain-containing protein encodes MATYIALLRGINVGGHKKVKMDHLKEIFKSMDFENVRTYIQSGNVIFEAENQDLPNLKGMIETELEKALGFAVPVIVKTAEEWQAVMEESPFDVTRLKEDEKLHVSFLAEEPIAEAVQNLMDVESDIDEFKLNGKTAYVLCRKGYKKSVFSNTFLEKKLKVAATTRNWNSVMKIAELSRTTV; translated from the coding sequence ATGGCAACCTATATCGCTTTATTACGCGGCATTAATGTCGGGGGTCATAAAAAGGTGAAGATGGATCACTTGAAGGAGATTTTCAAGTCGATGGATTTTGAGAATGTCCGGACATACATCCAGAGTGGCAATGTCATTTTTGAAGCAGAAAATCAAGATCTCCCTAATCTGAAGGGAATGATTGAAACAGAGCTTGAGAAGGCGCTTGGATTTGCGGTGCCTGTTATCGTAAAAACGGCTGAAGAATGGCAGGCGGTGATGGAAGAGAGTCCGTTCGATGTAACGAGATTAAAAGAGGATGAAAAGCTGCATGTGTCCTTTTTAGCTGAAGAGCCGATTGCTGAAGCGGTCCAGAACTTGATGGACGTTGAGAGTGACATTGACGAATTCAAGCTTAATGGGAAAACCGCTTACGTCCTATGCCGAAAAGGCTACAAGAAAAGCGTATTCTCCAATACCTTCCTTGAAAAGAAGCTGAAAGTGGCAGCCACCACCCGAAACTGGAACTCCGTCATGAAAATTGCAGAACTTAGCAGAACCACTGTATAA
- a CDS encoding VOC family protein produces the protein MKMLEAVPALPVSDMDTSIAFYRDTLGFTLVHEEEGFAVLGWDEVQVHLWHAYDEKWRRVDRPSPVVTGAESFLAGTASCRIGLDGVDDLYAKLVSHEIIHPNAPLSDQPWGSREFGVLDPDNNLITFYEWRISER, from the coding sequence ATGAAGATGCTGGAAGCTGTTCCTGCATTACCAGTGAGTGATATGGATACGAGTATCGCGTTTTACCGGGATACGCTCGGATTTACCCTTGTTCATGAAGAGGAGGGGTTTGCTGTTCTCGGATGGGACGAGGTGCAAGTCCATTTGTGGCATGCGTATGATGAAAAATGGCGGAGGGTGGACCGGCCTTCTCCAGTTGTAACAGGCGCTGAATCCTTCCTGGCGGGGACAGCAAGCTGCCGGATCGGATTGGATGGCGTGGACGATTTGTACGCTAAACTCGTGTCCCATGAAATTATCCATCCAAATGCCCCCCTCTCGGATCAACCGTGGGGAAGTCGTGAATTCGGAGTCCTTGATCCAGACAACAACCTGATCACGTTTTATGAGTGGCGAATATCTGAGCGTTAG
- a CDS encoding HIT family protein, with amino-acid sequence MDTCLFCEITAGREHAYKVYDNEWVCCFLDKYPINKGHVLVTSKTHYREFTDLDEKSLTEVILAAQKIAEGLESVYNCDGITIMQNNGLFKDVDHYHMHVFPRYKDDGFSWVEPDNQVDRNEFVEVRRILKEGLS; translated from the coding sequence GTGGATACATGTCTCTTCTGTGAAATTACTGCTGGACGAGAGCATGCTTATAAAGTTTATGATAACGAATGGGTCTGTTGTTTTTTAGATAAATATCCAATTAACAAAGGTCATGTGTTGGTTACTTCAAAAACCCATTATCGAGAGTTTACAGATTTAGACGAGAAGAGCCTTACAGAAGTTATACTTGCAGCTCAAAAGATCGCCGAAGGTCTTGAATCCGTGTATAACTGTGACGGTATAACCATCATGCAAAACAACGGTTTATTTAAAGACGTCGATCATTATCATATGCATGTATTCCCCCGCTATAAAGATGACGGTTTTTCTTGGGTAGAGCCTGATAACCAAGTAGATAGAAATGAGTTTGTAGAAGTCAGAAGGATACTGAAGGAGGGATTAAGTTAA